Below is a genomic region from Zea mays cultivar B73 chromosome 9, Zm-B73-REFERENCE-NAM-5.0, whole genome shotgun sequence.
tcagttttgacAAACTTACCCTAGGTCTAGTTTGTTAGGACCTCCTTGTATACGATGTTCTTGGTGCATGTCCCACAATCTACTGTAGGGTTCTTTCTTACACCCTTCCTCGACCTCTTCTTCCCATCGAAGGTTGGGATGGCAAGGATCTTTATGTTCGATCGGGATGTCGCTCTAGATAGAGCAACATATAGTtggccatgagagaacactggttcgGGCAAGTACACGCCAACATTGGGAATAGTCTGACCCTGTGCTTTGTTAACCGTCATTGCAAAGCTAAGCCGTACAGGaaactgctttcttttgaactggaaagggaaCATTTCTTCATCGGAGGGACACAGAGGTATACGCGGCAGGAAAATCCGTTTTCCAGCGTGCTGACCTAGTACAATTTCTGCGTCAATGCTATTTCTTTGGAAACCACGAACGACCAGCCTGgtgccattgcaaagtccattCGCAGGGTCTATATTCCGAAGCAATATAACGGGGCATCCAATCCTGAGCTTCAAAACATGTGGTGGCAGCCCATTAGGCATCAGTGTGTTTAGGAACTCTGGAGGGTAGTAGTTATGGGGATCATCCATGGCGCTATCGAAACTATGGTACACCATATGCTCCCCTTGAAAACGATCGATCATCTTTGcatttatcatatccacccagtCGTTCCGCGTTGACAGTATCGCCCTTGAAGTGATATAGGTCGAATTAGACATATTTTCGTTGAGATTTGGGAAAACGAATTCTATTAGCTTGTCAAGATCGTTGTCACTCCCACTATAAGGCACACATACCTCGTCAGGAAGACAGATGTCGTTGTCACTATTTGTGTCCTCGGTTCCACCGCCTACTCGCAGCAAATACTCTGCAAACCAAGGGTCGTTTTTTGCCCTCATATTGCTAACAAGCTTTAAGTGGGACATGGACTCCCATAGGTAAGACATCCGTAGCGAAGAAGCAACCACTTGAGCCCTTGACCCTTTACGAACAACAGGCAAGACTTGTCTAAAATCCCCACCGAAGACAATGG
It encodes:
- the LOC118473457 gene encoding ATP-dependent DNA helicase PIF1-like gives rise to the protein MVLIDIRNMLQSMGKDIKTFPLPPIIDTYDDAIGTAREVYKEESIEPAVGDVALKDSLNEEQRAAYDKILSAVDTDQHGLFFVDGPSGTGKTYLYRVLLATLRSQGKIAVATTTSGVAASIMPGGRTAHSRFKIPLTIDDGGVCSFTKQSGTAELLRKASLIIWDEASMTKRQAVEALDNSMRDIMGRPELPFGGKTIVFGGDFRQVLPVVRKGSRAQVVASSLRMSYLWESMSHLKLVSNMRAKNDPWFAEYLLRVGGGTEDTNSDNDICLPDEVCVPYSGSDNDLDKLIEFVFPNLNENMSNSTYITSRAILSTRNDWVDMINAKMIDRFQGEHMVYHSFDSAMDDPHNYYPPEFLNTLMPNGLPPHVLKLRIGCPVILLRNIDPANGLCNGTRLVVRGFQRNSIDAEIVLGQHAGKRIFLPRIPLCPSDEEMFPFQFKRKQFPVRLSFAMTVNKAQGQTIPNVGVYLPEPVFSHGQLYVALSRATSRSNIKILAIPTFDGKKRSRKGVRKNPTVDCGTCTKNIVYKEVLTN